The Mycolicibacterium neoaurum DNA segment CAGGGTGACGTCGGGAGCCCGGAACTTCAGCGGCGCCTCCAAGAAGGAGATCGCCAACACCATCCCCAGCCAGACGAAGGTGAGCGCGGTCGCCGCGGCGGGAGCGGTCAAAGGGTGATCTTGCAGGACTGGCCGATGTCGAGGGTGCGCAGCATCCGACCCATCCCGAGCCACATCGCGCAGGACAGCGCCAGATCGGTCAGCAGTTCATCGCTGAACTGCTCACGGCAGCGGGTCCAGAAGTCTTCGTCATCACGCAGACCGGTGTGATCGTTGGCAAAACGCTCGGCGAACTCCGCGGCGACCCGCTCCTGGTCGCTGTACCCCGGCCAGGTCTGCCACACCGCCGCGTGATCGTAGAGGTCTTCGTCGACGCCGGCCGACGCGCCGTCGGAATCGCGCGTGTTCTGGCACACCACGCACTCGTTGTTGAGCGCGATCACCATGCGCGCCAACTCCCGCACCCGCATGGGCAGCCGGTTCTTGTTGTAGACGGCGTGGGTGTAGCCCGCCATCGCCATCCCGATATCCGGCGATTTGGTGATCCAGGCGGCGGCATCGTCATCAGCGAATTCTCCGATACGGCTCATATGCGCCACCGTACGCCGCCGAGGACTGAAGTGGAACGTGTTCTAGTTCTTTCGTGCGCCGGCGCTCGCCAGCTCCTCTCGATCCTCGACCCACTGCGGCTGCACCATCATGCGGCGCGCGATTCGCTCCAAAGCCGCCTCCACCTGGAGTCGATCGGGTCGAGCGGCGAAGCTCACGCTCGAACCGTGCCCCGTCGCTGCGCTCGCCCCGTGCCTATCCCCCATCGCTGCGCTCGCCCCGTGCAGGCGGTCTATCAACTTGCTCACCAGCGCATCGATGACCACCTGCACTTGGTCGGCACCGGCTTGGGTCAACCACAGTTGATCACCTGTACGCAACGCGTAACCGGTGTCCACGCAGCGCTGGAACGATGGTTCCAGCACCTCGACGGGGACGCGTCGCAGATCGGCGATATCGGCCAAGGTTGCCGACCCGTAGACCTGGTTGTGCCGGTATATCTGCACGACGGACCACAGCCTGGCGATATCGAGTTCGCACCTCGGATGCTCGGTGAGCCTGCGCAGGCGGATATCCGGCGAGTCCCGGAAGATACGCGCCACCGCCATCTCCAGTATCTCGTCAGAGGTCTCCGGCGTCGGCATGCCGAATCCTTCGCCGAGATCGGATGCCGAGACCGTCTCCATCTCACGCAGCGGAACCTCTTTGAGGAACAACGAAACGATGAATCCCGCGAAGGCAACCGGGGCCGCGCACAGGAAGACCATGCCGAGGGCATCGGCGTAGGCGTCGATGATCGGGGCGGCCATCTCCGGCGGCAGCGCACGCAGTGCCTGTGGTGATTCTGCGGCGATCGGAGGCGCCCCGCTCACCGCCACCGCCTGCCCGATCCGGCTCGACAAAAAGTTCGCGAACAACGATCCGAAAATTGCCGCACCGAAGGAACTTCCGATGGTCCTGAAGAACGTGACACCCGATGTCGCCACCCCGAGATCGGCAAAGTCGGCGGTGTTCTGCACCACGAGGACCAGTACCTGCATGCACAATCCGATGCCGGCGCCGAGGATGAACAGATACAACGACTGCATCCAGAACGCGGTGTGCGCATCCATGGTGGACAACAATGCGAAACCCACGGTCATGACGGCCGTTCCGGTGACCGGAAAGATCTTGTACCGTCCGGTGCGGCCGACGATCGAGCCGCTGCTGATCGAGGTGATCAGCATGCCGACCACCATCGGCAGGGTGCGCAGCCCCGATACGGTCGCCGATACGCCGTCGACGAATTGCATGAACGTCGGCAGAAACGTCATCGCACCCAGCATCGCGAAACCGACGATGAACCCCAGCACGCAGCAGACCGTGAACACCCGTCCCGCGAAAAGCCGGATCGGCAGAATCGGTTCGGGTGCATGGAGTTCCACCCGTACGAAGATCCCCAACGCGACCACCGACCCGGCGAACAGACCGATGATCACCGGCGATGTCCAGGCGTACTCACCGCCGCCCCAGCTGGTGGCCAATGTCAGACCGGAGGCGCCGAGACCGACCAGCGCGATACCGGCAAAGTCGATCACAGGGCGCGAGGTACGAGCCAGTGCCGGGATGGCGACCGCAGCGACCAGGAACACCACCACTGCAACCGGCACATTGATCCAGAAGGCCCAGCGCCACGACAGGTGATCGGTGAAAAAGCCGCCGAGCAGGGGCCCGATGACCGTGGTGACGCCGAACACCGCACCAAGCGCGCCCTGGTAGCGACCGCGGTCGCGGAGCGGAATGACCTCGCCGATGACGGCGGTGGCGGTCACCATCAACGCGCCGCCGCCGATGCCCTGCAGGGCGCGTGCACCCACGAGCATCGTCATCGAATTGGCCAGGCCGCACAGAACCGAGCCGAGCAGGAAGAACGCCACGGCGACCTGGAACACAGACTTCCGGCTGAACAGGTCGCCCAGCTTTCCCACGATCGCCGTCGCGATGGTCGACGCAAGCAGGTAGCTGGTCACCACCCAGGACTGATGCCCCGCTCCCCCGAGATCGGATACCACCGTCGGCAGCGCGGTGGCCACGATGGTCTGGTCGAGCGCCGCCAGCAACATGCCCAACAACACCGCGACAAAGACGATGTTGCGGCGCTGGGGGCTGATCTGTGCGTCGGCGGCACTCGACCCCGTAGCAGTGGCCGTCACGATTCCCCGGTCCTCCCCGACCCAGCGAAATATTAGCCTTACTATCTAATATACCGCGGTCGGTGAGCCGGACGACCGCACGCCCTAGGCGGTACCCACACCCGGCGGGCGCGACACACACTGCGCGGAGTACAGCTCCTCGCCCAGCTTGTCCATCAACTCGAGCTGGGTCTCCAGGTAGTCGATGTGGTTTTCCTCGTCGGCCAGGATGGTCTCCAGGATGCCCGCTGACGTCGCGTCACCCTTCTCGCGACACATCATGACGCCGGGGCGAAGACGCTCGACCACCTCGTACTCGATGGCCAGATCCGACTGGAACTGTTCGCGCAGCGTCTGCCCGACCCGCAGCGAGAACAGGCGCTGATAGTTGGGCAATCCGTCCAGAAGCAGAATGCGGTCGGTGATCGTTTCTGCGTGGCGCATTTCTTCGAAGGATTCCTCGCGGGTGTGACGCGCCAATTCGGTGAATCCCCAATTGTCCTGCATCTTGGAATGCAGGAAATATTGATTGATCGCCGTGAGTTCGCTCGTCAGCTGCTCGTTGAGCAGTTTCAGAACATCCGGATCGCCTTGCATATCGCTCCTAAGCACCTTGAGGGCTGTCAAGTGTCGCCAAAGCCGTGCGCACCTGAATCTAGTCCAGCGGGAAGGCCACAGCGAGGGTGTCGACGGCGGTTTGTCGGAGAGATTTCCGCCGCTACGGCGTGCCGTAGGCAAGGCAAACCCAAGTATCCGGACACCTTATGGACTGGCTACCCTTACTTAGGTTACGATGGCCTAACTTGCAGCCCAGGCCGGCGACAGCGTCGCGGGACACCCGAAAACGAAGGGGGAATCATGACGCAACGCGCGAATTCCTCACCGCATTCGGCTATCGCCCGGCGCAATTCAGACCATTTGTTCGCAGCAGCGGCGTCACGGCACCCGATTTCCGATTTCGCACGTGATTCGTTGTCGATGAATTGGCCGTATTCGAAAGGTCAGCGCGCACTGCAATTATCCGAGAACGCGCTCGGCAACATGAGCACGGCGGCCTGATCCGATGTTCGTCTGCCTGTGCACCGGCGCCACCACCCAGGCGGTGCATGACGCCGTGGCTGCGGGCGCAACGACGTCTCGACAGGTCGCCGACGCCTGCGGGGCAGGCTCGGACTGCGGCAGGTGTCGCCGGACGGTGCGGGCGATCCTGGCCGCAGCCCGCACCACCGAGTGCCCGGTGCACGCCGCAGGTTGACCTGTCAGCCGCGTCCGGCGTTGAACGACGCCAGCGCGTCGACGTTGGCGGCCTGACCGAGCAGCTCGGCGAACAGTGCGTTCTCGCGCTCGGACGCCGCGGCAATCGCCGGACGGATGGCTTCCATCATGGTCTGCTTGACCGCCATCAGGCTGTTGAGCGGCCGGGATGCCAACAGCTCGGCATGATAACGCGCCTCGGACATCAGCTCGGAAGGCTCACAGACCTTGAACACCAGTCCCATCCGCAGCGCCTCGTCGGCATCGATCCACTCCGAGGACAGCAACAGCCAGGCGGCATTCTGCCGCCCGATCAATCTGGGCATCAGATAGGACGAGGCCGCCTCCGGCGGCACCCCCAGACTGGTGAACGGGCACTTCAGCCGCGCGGTGTTCGACATGAAGGCCAGATCGGCATAGCCCAAAATGGTTGCGCCGATTCCCAATCCGAGGCCGTTGACGGCGAGAATCAGAGGTTTGGGGAATGCCGTGAGCGCTTCGATCAGCCCGCGGAAGCCATGTTTACCGGGCGTGTACGCGGGGTCGGTGACCAGCTTCTGCATCTCGACCAGATCGTTGCCCGCGCTGAAGGCCCGGCCGGCGCCGGTCATCAGGACCACCGAGACCTCGGGGTCTTCTGCCGCGGCCAGCAGAGCCTCGGTCGTCGCGTCGTACAGCGCCTCGCTGAACGCGTTGAGCGCCTCCGGTCGATTGAGGGTCAGGGTCCGCACCCGGTTGTCATCCGAGATCAAAAGTGTCACGCGTGCAGCGTAAGCCCCCGGGCCGCACAGACGTACCGGCTGGTGGGCACCGTGTCGATATCGCGGTCCGCGCCGAACCTCGCGACGCTGGCCGCCATTCGCCCCATCCGGTCGGCGAGATCGCTCTGATCTGCGGCTCCGAAGAAGGCGAGCAGGTCCGATACCGCCCCGATCGGGAACAGCTCCTCGACGATGGCGTCGATCACCGGCGCATCGGCGGTGAGGGCGCGGACCACGGTGTTCTGGGTGTAACCGAAGGTGGCTTGCGTTTCGATCGCCACCGGCGTGTGGTCGATATGCCAGCGCACCAGCCATGTCGCGACATCCAGATCCGCGGGACGGCGCAGCAGCGCCACATTGGCCAGACCGGGCGTGCGCGCGCCGGCGGGCACCTCGGGGGCGGGTAGCGGCACCGACTCGGTCACCAGGTAGGCAGCCAGCAGGTCGCATTCTCGGGAAAGCCGCTGCAGCGCCGCCGCGACCGCGCTCCCGTAGTACTGCTGGGTCCAGATGCTCACCACCGCGACGACCGGCGGGTCGAGAGTGGTCAGCGTCATCATCGACGCACGCACGTCATCGTCGCGGACGTTGATCGTCAGCCCGGCCAGACCCAACCCGGAAAGGTCGGCCGCCACCTCGGTCCGCAGCCGCAGGCACCACTGCTCGTCGGCGGCCGGTCGGCGCAACGTGATCATCACCTTTTCCACGATCAGAACGTAGCAACCGCAGCCGGTTTCGATGATGACAACGGCGCGCGGGAAGTGACGATCACCGGTGTTACTACTGCGACCGGGGTGACAATGGCGTGATGACGACGAGCCGCCGGCTGCGCCTGACGCTGTACGACTCCGGTGCGGTGACCCGCAGCCTGGTGGGTGTCATCGCGATCACGGTGCCCGCGATATTGCTCGGGTTCCCGGCCCAGCTATCGGCGGTGGCGAGTGCGGCGATGGCCGGGCTGGTTGCCGGCGCCAGCGCGTTACAGGACAGCCCCCGCAGCCGGTTCCCGATCGTGCTCCTCGTCTCGGTCGAGATGGCTGTCGCGGTCCTCCTGGGCGCGCTGGCCGGCGCTGATGATCTGGCGCTGCTGATCACGCTCGCGTTGTGGTGTGTGGTGGCGGGCCTGCATTGGGCACTTAGCGCCAACGCCGGTCTGGTCGCCGCAGCAGGCGCGGCGCTGTTGCTGACGGCCGAGCCGCCGGCGACGGTATCGGCGGCGGTGAGTGCGTCCGCACTCGCGTTGGCCGCCGGACTGACCCAGGCCGTGCTCATCGCGCTGTGGCCGCAGCGCCGGTGGCGCGACCAACGCACCGCCCTCACCCGGGCCTATCTGTCGCTGGCCACCTATGCCCAGGGCGTGCTCACCGATCCGGGCGCCGAATCGGACAACGAACCGCTGCTGCGACTGCGGGAGGCCTTCACCGTCAGCGAGGCGATGGCCAAACGCCGGCCGCCGATCTACCGCGGCTGGTACGGCCTGCCCGAACGCGTCTTGGAGTCCCTGACCGGTCTGCGCGGACACACAGATGACGAGGCCGTCGCACGGCTGCTGCGCGCAGCTGCCGATCTGCTGACCGTCATCGCCCACGCCAGGCGCCGCTCTCGGCAAGACCTCGCTCACGCTCTCGGACAACTTGAGGGCTCGGCGCAGGCCGTCGAGGGTGCGGCGCACGACACCGCCGTCCGGTTGGCGAGCCAGCTGCGGGAGGCGGTCGAATTGCGCTACGGACAGTTCGAACCCGAACAGGTCGCGCACCTGCGCCGGGCCGGCCTGCCGCACGCCCTCGCCGCCGCCGTCCACCTGATGCGCGAACAGACCGATCGTTACTCGCCGATCCTGCGGCACACGATCCGGCTGACCGCGGCCACCGTCATCGGCGTGGCGGTGTGGCGCTTCGCCGGCGTGCCGCACGGGGCATGGATAGCACTCACCGTCTTGATGGTTTTGCGACCGGAGACCGCACACACCTACACCCGCTGCGTATGGCGAATAGTCGGCACCTCCGCCGGGGTGGCGCTCGGGGCCATCATCGTCGCGGTGGTGGGACCGTCCCCGATTGCATCGGTGATCCTTGCGGTGCTGCTGATCGCATCGGCGTACGCCAGCGCCGAGATCAGCTATCTGGCGGTGAACACGGCGATCGCCGCGGCGCTCGTCCTGCTGCTCAACACCGGTGGCACCGGTGATGCCGCCGCCATTGCCGACCGCCTGCTGGCGGTGCTGATCGGCGGCGCGCTGGCGGTGACGGTGCACGTCGCCCTGCCGGACAACGCATTGGTGCGATTACGACAGCGCGCAGGCGAGCTGCTCAAGACCGAGATCGATTATGCGGCAACGGTCGTGCGGGCGTTCGTGCACGACTTGGATCATCCCAAGGAATCACTTGAGTCGGCGTGGGCACGGGCGGTCAGTGCGCGCACCGCGTTCGAGGCGACCGCCGGGGCGACGGGAACCGACTGGCAGCAGCTGCGCCGATGGATGCGTTCCTACCGGGCGGCGTTGAACGCGGTCACCACCTCATGCGCCACGCTGGAGGCCAACCTGCCTGCACATCCGCCGGCCGACCTGGACCGGGAGTTCGTCGCGGCCGTCGACGAATACGTCAAGGCGCTGTCGGGTGATCCCGCCACCCCCGCCGCACCGTGGCGCGTCGATACCGACGCGCTGCTCGCCGCCAATGCCGGCGTGCGGACGGCGGCGGCATTGCTGACCGACGCCGACGGCGCCGAGCGGGTACTCGTTGCCGAGATCGCCACCATCACCGCGGTGGTCACCGAGGTCGCTGCCAGCGATATCCAGGTGGGTTGAGCCGCCGTCACTCCCGAGCCCATTTGGGTTGGATGAACACCCCCTCGGCCTGCACCGTCACCCCGGAGCCGTCCGAGATCGTGCCCGCGGCAAAGGTTTTGATGCCCTCGGTACGCACGATCGCCGCCTCGGCGCGCAGCGCGCCAAGCGGTGTCGGTCGCAGATATCGCACGCTGATGGTTCCGGTCAGCCGCGGACTGGTGGCCGGGCTGGCCGCCTCGCCGAGGACATGATCGAGGATCAGCGCGGCGATACCGCCGTGCACATGTCCCGGCGGCCCCTCGTAGGGGGCACCGAGGACGAAGTCGGCCGCCACCGCGCCATCGTCGCCGCGGCGAACCGTCAACGGCGGGGCAATGGGGTTGCGCAGACCGATGACGGCGTTACCCCAGGGCATCCGGTCGCCATGGGCGGTGAATCGCACGCCGAACGCCCCCTCGAGCTGGTTCGTCCGCAGGGCCGCGGTGGCCTCGTCGATGCGTGCCTTGGCGGCCGCCACCGTGTCGGCATCGGCTTCGGTGCGGATGGTCGCGTCGACGAGCTGACGAACCGATGCGGTGAGCGGCCCGAAGATGCTGCGCAGCCGCTCGACCTCCTCGGTGCTGAGGTCCTCGTGGGTGAAGTCCAACATCCCAGAACTAGAACATGTT contains these protein-coding regions:
- a CDS encoding carboxymuconolactone decarboxylase family protein, producing MSRIGEFADDDAAAWITKSPDIGMAMAGYTHAVYNKNRLPMRVRELARMVIALNNECVVCQNTRDSDGASAGVDEDLYDHAAVWQTWPGYSDQERVAAEFAERFANDHTGLRDDEDFWTRCREQFSDELLTDLALSCAMWLGMGRMLRTLDIGQSCKITL
- a CDS encoding MDR family MFS transporter yields the protein MTATATGSSAADAQISPQRRNIVFVAVLLGMLLAALDQTIVATALPTVVSDLGGAGHQSWVVTSYLLASTIATAIVGKLGDLFSRKSVFQVAVAFFLLGSVLCGLANSMTMLVGARALQGIGGGALMVTATAVIGEVIPLRDRGRYQGALGAVFGVTTVIGPLLGGFFTDHLSWRWAFWINVPVAVVVFLVAAVAIPALARTSRPVIDFAGIALVGLGASGLTLATSWGGGEYAWTSPVIIGLFAGSVVALGIFVRVELHAPEPILPIRLFAGRVFTVCCVLGFIVGFAMLGAMTFLPTFMQFVDGVSATVSGLRTLPMVVGMLITSISSGSIVGRTGRYKIFPVTGTAVMTVGFALLSTMDAHTAFWMQSLYLFILGAGIGLCMQVLVLVVQNTADFADLGVATSGVTFFRTIGSSFGAAIFGSLFANFLSSRIGQAVAVSGAPPIAAESPQALRALPPEMAAPIIDAYADALGMVFLCAAPVAFAGFIVSLFLKEVPLREMETVSASDLGEGFGMPTPETSDEILEMAVARIFRDSPDIRLRRLTEHPRCELDIARLWSVVQIYRHNQVYGSATLADIADLRRVPVEVLEPSFQRCVDTGYALRTGDQLWLTQAGADQVQVVIDALVSKLIDRLHGASAAMGDRHGASAATGHGSSVSFAARPDRLQVEAALERIARRMMVQPQWVEDREELASAGARKN
- the bfr gene encoding bacterioferritin, which translates into the protein MQGDPDVLKLLNEQLTSELTAINQYFLHSKMQDNWGFTELARHTREESFEEMRHAETITDRILLLDGLPNYQRLFSLRVGQTLREQFQSDLAIEYEVVERLRPGVMMCREKGDATSAGILETILADEENHIDYLETQLELMDKLGEELYSAQCVSRPPGVGTA
- a CDS encoding (2Fe-2S)-binding protein, producing MFVCLCTGATTQAVHDAVAAGATTSRQVADACGAGSDCGRCRRTVRAILAAARTTECPVHAAG
- a CDS encoding enoyl-CoA hydratase/isomerase family protein — encoded protein: MTLLISDDNRVRTLTLNRPEALNAFSEALYDATTEALLAAAEDPEVSVVLMTGAGRAFSAGNDLVEMQKLVTDPAYTPGKHGFRGLIEALTAFPKPLILAVNGLGLGIGATILGYADLAFMSNTARLKCPFTSLGVPPEAASSYLMPRLIGRQNAAWLLLSSEWIDADEALRMGLVFKVCEPSELMSEARYHAELLASRPLNSLMAVKQTMMEAIRPAIAAASERENALFAELLGQAANVDALASFNAGRG
- a CDS encoding FUSC family protein; protein product: MTTSRRLRLTLYDSGAVTRSLVGVIAITVPAILLGFPAQLSAVASAAMAGLVAGASALQDSPRSRFPIVLLVSVEMAVAVLLGALAGADDLALLITLALWCVVAGLHWALSANAGLVAAAGAALLLTAEPPATVSAAVSASALALAAGLTQAVLIALWPQRRWRDQRTALTRAYLSLATYAQGVLTDPGAESDNEPLLRLREAFTVSEAMAKRRPPIYRGWYGLPERVLESLTGLRGHTDDEAVARLLRAAADLLTVIAHARRRSRQDLAHALGQLEGSAQAVEGAAHDTAVRLASQLREAVELRYGQFEPEQVAHLRRAGLPHALAAAVHLMREQTDRYSPILRHTIRLTAATVIGVAVWRFAGVPHGAWIALTVLMVLRPETAHTYTRCVWRIVGTSAGVALGAIIVAVVGPSPIASVILAVLLIASAYASAEISYLAVNTAIAAALVLLLNTGGTGDAAAIADRLLAVLIGGALAVTVHVALPDNALVRLRQRAGELLKTEIDYAATVVRAFVHDLDHPKESLESAWARAVSARTAFEATAGATGTDWQQLRRWMRSYRAALNAVTTSCATLEANLPAHPPADLDREFVAAVDEYVKALSGDPATPAAPWRVDTDALLAANAGVRTAAALLTDADGAERVLVAEIATITAVVTEVAASDIQVG
- a CDS encoding PaaI family thioesterase — translated: MLDFTHEDLSTEEVERLRSIFGPLTASVRQLVDATIRTEADADTVAAAKARIDEATAALRTNQLEGAFGVRFTAHGDRMPWGNAVIGLRNPIAPPLTVRRGDDGAVAADFVLGAPYEGPPGHVHGGIAALILDHVLGEAASPATSPRLTGTISVRYLRPTPLGALRAEAAIVRTEGIKTFAAGTISDGSGVTVQAEGVFIQPKWARE